From the genome of Thiomicrorhabdus indica:
GGTTAACATGGTGTTTTTGCCCTGAAGATTACCGGCCGGTAATTCAACATTGGCTTCACGCAAGCGAGATTCGACATTGGTCGTAGTGATACCGTAACTGGCCATTTTTAATGGGTCGAGCCAGATGCGTAGTGCATAGGATTGCCCCCCACCAACACGCACTCGTGCCACGCCATCCAGCACAGAAAACTGATCGACTACATAGCGCTCAGCATAGTCAGTCAGTTCAGTGACATCTAGGCGGTCGCTGGCAAGGTTAAACCACATGATGACGCTTTCATCGCCATCGGCTTTTTCCACTTCAGGTGGATCTGCTTGTTCAGGTAAGTTGTCCAATACTTTGGAAACTCGGTCGCGCAGGTCATTAGCCGCTGCATCAATATCTCGTTCCAATGAGAATTCTACGGTGATTTTAGAGCGTCCATCCTCAGAGGTTGAGGAGATGTATTTAATACCATTGACCCCTGAAATCCGGTTTTCAATCAGCTTGGTAATGCGGTTTTCCACCACCGTTGCCGAGGCTCCGAGGTATTTGGTATCAATGGTAACAATGGGAGGGTCGATATTTGGATATTCCCGCAAACTCATGCGTTCAAAAGAAATTAAACCAAAAGCGAGTAATAAGGTTGAAACCACAAACGCTAAAATAGGGCGTTTGACCGAAGTATCAGACAAGATCATATCGGCTACTCCGCAGTTTTAGAAGAATCAGGTTGTGTTTCAGTCTGAGTCAGTAATTTATCGTCGGGTGTTTGTCCCTCAATTGCTTTAATACTGACCTGACTTTTTGGCGACATACGAATCACCCCTTGACTGACCAAAATATCGCCTTCTGTAAGGCCTTGCATGATTTCGGTGAATTGATGTAAGCGCTGGCCAATTTGAACTTCGACTTTTTCCACGCCATAGGAGTGAGATGAGACCGCAAGATTTGCGTCTTTCAAACGGTACACATATTTACGTTCACCGACCATTAAAATGGCACTGTTGGGAATCCAGAGTTTGGCTTTCGGTGTGAGCTTGATTTGGCTTTTGATAATCATGCCACTTTTTAAGTCTTTTGGCTTTTTAATCAGTGCACGGACTTGTAATAATCGAGTTTGAGGGTTGAGCCGTGGGCTAATGGCGATGATTTCAGCAAAAACTTCTTTGCTTTCGGTTTGATAAGCACTATCCAGCGTTGCTGGGCTAGGACCATAGACTTTAATTGCTTGTCCAATCTTCAAGTCATTTCGATATTGGCTAGGGATATCCATATCTAAAAAAAGATTTGAACTGTCATCAAGCGTGGTTAAGGTGGTGTCACTGGAGACTAAATCCCCAACACTGACATCGATTAGACCAATTGTGCCATTAAAAGGGGCTTTGATAAGGCGTTCATCGATTTGAGTCTGAATAATATTGATTTCGGATTCTGCCGTTTTCCAGATGGCCT
Proteins encoded in this window:
- a CDS encoding efflux RND transporter periplasmic adaptor subunit yields the protein MIRSFFLGHHTSFFHTLFVVMVLFTSVPSPTLANNTKTFPVVVAPVIFESKTQPLEVLGTLRAKQSIELRANVSERLDKIFIRDGQTVTKGQLLFELSDQEELATLAKAKIVAAEAKRQFERARKLRGQGNITEATIDELKAIWKTAESEINIIQTQIDERLIKAPFNGTIGLIDVSVGDLVSSDTTLTTLDDSSNLFLDMDIPSQYRNDLKIGQAIKVYGPSPATLDSAYQTESKEVFAEIIAISPRLNPQTRLLQVRALIKKPKDLKSGMIIKSQIKLTPKAKLWIPNSAILMVGERKYVYRLKDANLAVSSHSYGVEKVEVQIGQRLHQFTEIMQGLTEGDILVSQGVIRMSPKSQVSIKAIEGQTPDDKLLTQTETQPDSSKTAE